The genomic interval agatttagaaattgTTACGAGGAGAGGGTAGAGACGAGAAATTTGGAAATAGTTATGACGAGAGTGGAGACATTTTGAAATAGGTATTacgagagaagagagaagaaatatttGGGAATAGTTATGACGAGAGAGGAGAGAACATAGAGGATACATTAGGAAATAGTTATGAttagagaagagaaaatagaggAGAGTTTTGGAAATAgttatgaggagggaggagagatttagaaatagTTATcgggagaggagagagcagaagaGATATGGAAATTGTTTCGAGAAGAGTGGAGACATTCGGAGATAGTTATGAAgacaaaggagagagaagaagagatTTGGAAACAGTTATGAAGATAGTGCAGAGTGGAGGAGAGATTTGGGAATAGTTATGACAAAATGGTTTTAGATGGGCCTCACTTACGCCTCGTAGTCTTCCTTTCCCTCAGGCCCAGTTCTTATCCCACTGGGTTTCTCAGGTGTAGAACTGACGCTGGAATGCAGAGTTCTTTAGAAGGATCTGCTGACTTGAATTGAGGACAAGGTGACTTCTCTGCTGGCCCCAAAGGACTGCTCCTTACCCTCAAAGACAGGGTCTGTgcgccccagccctgcagagggATCCCAAGACATTAAGTAAGTAATGTTCACGTCTCTCAAAAGCATCACCCTCCTGAATGGGCCATACATGGTGGGTGGGCTTGATCCGTCCCATGTCCCGTGGCAGCACAGTGAGCCACCTTCTCAGTCTGTGCCAGCTGAGGTGGCATGCCATCTCTACCAGACTTGATTGTCCCTCCGTAACAACATGTTCAGTTACCTTGAACGCTGAAATACTGCCCGCCAGCCCCCATGCTGGGTAGTCAGCTCCGACACTCACCCCCAAAGAAATCCTCAAACTCAACCTGACTGATTTCTGCCCACATGCCCCTTAATTGTTCCCTCAAACTAATTGGTTTGGCATTATCTGGTCAAAAAAGAACCTTTTGAAATATGGCATCCACCAGGAATGTTCTGGCCCCGAGAGGGGACTGCTCGTACCAGGCTGGCAAAAGCCCTCCCAGCTGCGACCACCCCCGTAACCAAGTCTGGCCCCCTCACTGCTCTCCACAAACCGGCCTCAGCGTCTGCTCCTGCCTCGCCCGTTATTCACGTCTGTGCTGACGTCACTGTAGGTGCCCCACACATTTTTCTCCAATTAAAGGAATAGAATTTTACCTTAAAAAGTCACTAGTAGTCCCACCAGTCAGATGCATCTTGTGTTGTACCTTCCCAGCGTACTTTATGACAAGGAAGAGTAAGACGACACCTACATACTTACAGTATCGTCTGCGTCTGAAATTCAACCCTCCACGAACGTTTTCCCAGGTTACTAAATACTCGTCCACATCCACGTCTGGTAAGTGCTGTGGTGAGTGGATTACTTTAATGCCCCTAGGTAGGACTGTGTGGGATGTACCAGAATTAATCCTCCATCGCTTCACTTTCCTGAAGTCTTTTCtctcaaaaaaagaaatcacactcTTGACAAATAACTGTTGAATAGTCAGGcatcattaaaagaaaacataatctcAAGTCGTAAGCACAGCGTTGAGTGAAAGCAGCAGTCCCACAGGAATGCCTATGGCATGATtcctattttgaaaaacaaatttaactgGCGCTTTGGGGTGCTTTCTGAGGtgaaaactctaaaaagaaatgaggaattaGTGATGCTGTGTATCTCAGACTGAGCGCTGGCTCTGCGGCTGTTTGCTCTGTGATAATATGTGCTCTTTTCTTTATGAATGTGCTTCTTCACAATACAAATAGCTTTCAAAATTCATCACCCCTCTAACGCAGttaaaaatgtctattcacaACTCTGATTATATTATACATACTAGTGGGTAATGTGCTATTCTTGCTCGATATATTctgatcatttttccttttggtcACATTTTGTTGTAATGGCAACTAGAATGGCCATAATCAAAAACATTAAAACTACCACAATGTTGGagaagatatggagaaactggaaccttccttttctggtgggaatgtaaaatggtgcagccagttGGTAGAACAGTTCAGAACTTTCCAGAGTTAAACGTacacttaccatacgacccactAATCCATCTCCTTGGTACctgcaggagagagaggaggacatATTACCATACAAAGTTTCACAtagaaatgtttatagcagcattgttcataatagccaaaacttGGAACCAGTCCAAACGTCCAGACACTGACACATGTCTAAAcagactgtggtacatccatacaattgACGACTGCATTGCCATCAAGGGAGCCAAGTACTCACACGCTACGACACGGATGcaccttgaaaacactatgctaagtgaaaagagtcAAACACAACATTAGCACACCTCGTATGACTCCAGGTATATTTTGCACATGGGCACATAGCTCCCTTGTATGGAAGTAGCACGAATTGTTTAACCGAACCCTACTGCCGGACTTGAAGTTTCccatttttaaatattacaaacAGTGTGGTGGTGACCATCTTTGTGACTAAGTGCGTGTGGCCAGTCTTAATTACGTCTTTAGACAGATGCCCGGAAGTAGAGCTGCAGGTGTGAAGGGCTGTGCCTTCTCAGGCTTTCGGTAAACAGGGCCAGTCACCGGGTTTGCTGGGTCTGCGCTCCCTCCAGCAGAGCGCGGGGGTCAGAGGTCTCCATCTTCAAACGCAGCCCCTCTCTCAGACCCGGCGCTTCCCCCTGAAATGCAGCACGTCCCTCTCCCGTGGCTCACTGCTCACCCGCGGGGGGTGCTCCAGGCACGAGGGGCCCACTCTCACCATGCCCTGGATTTGTTTGCAGCGCCCCCGGGTATGCGGCCACCACGCCCTTGCTCAACAGTAACAGCGAACGCCAGCTAGCCGGCTTCGTCGTCATCACCATCGGATGGACCCCGGGCACCGCGGCCGTGGGCCTGGCGGAGTGTCCAGGGCGGTACAGCGACACTGCCGCGCTCTccccgccggcccggcccgcgtgGGGATGCGGTGAGCCTGCGTCTTCCACCACATCCACGATGCCAGCCCGGCCACCCCGTGTCACCACTGCACCTCCCGGGACACACCTCCCTCTCCATATCCTTATTGCTCAAAGTCTCCTTCTGATGGCCAGCATCCTCGGGCTTCTGGGAAAAGCCTTCATCATCTTTGCGCTTAGGAACGTGTACCTGGGAATTGTGTGGACGAGGGCCGCCTGTAATCCATTCACTGCCTCAGGAACTCTGAACGTAGCTGCCAGCCTCTGTATCTCGATGACGGTGGTCTGGAATTACCGCTCCGTGATGAATGAAGAGGAGGTTGCCTTCCCACCGCCTCTCAACGTGCCCTTCAAGCCAGATACTCGGCAAACTGGTGGCGACGTCCTCCTGCGTGTGTGGCTGCCTTCACGCTGTTTGTAGGGGAGTTTGGTTTTCCTCTCTTAAAAACTCCCCCTAGAGAGCCACATGCGTCCTGCTGTTCCAGA from Vicugna pacos chromosome X, VicPac4, whole genome shotgun sequence carries:
- the CLDN34 gene encoding claudin-34 — its product is MPGSRAAGVKGCAFSGFRAPGYAATTPLLNSNSERQLAGFVVITIGWTPGTAAVGLAECPGRYSDTAALSPPARPAWGCGEPASSTTSTMPARPPRVTTAPPGTHLPLHILIAQSLLLMASILGLLGKAFIIFALRNVYLGIVWTRAACNPFTASGTLNVAASLCISMTVVWNYRSVMNEEEVAFPPPLNVPFKPDTRQTGGDVLLRVWLPSRCL